One Candidatus Neomarinimicrobiota bacterium genomic window, GGATGTTTTAGAAAGTTAATTCAGCCTTCCGGGCTTCATCCCGTACCAATGATCAAAATAAATTCAGATCTCTCTTTACAGTCCAATGAAGTCACCTTTGATTTCATTCGCGCTTCCGGTCCGGGAGGTCAGAACGTAAACAAGGTCGCTACAGCTGTGCAGCTCCGTTTCAATGTGAGAAATTCTCCTTCGTTAAGCGAAGCGG contains:
- the arfB gene encoding aminoacyl-tRNA hydrolase gives rise to the protein MIKINSDLSLQSNEVTFDFIRASGPGGQNVNKVATAVQLRFNVRNSPSLSEAVKDRLIRIAGKRVSSEGILIIDARRHRSQSKNREDALNR